The genomic window GTAGTAGTCAACGGTGAGGAAGTTTCAGTACCAAAAGACGTTGTTTCAGCTGAAGAAGTGGAAGAAAAAATAAGCGGTGAAACTGTAGTACCCCACGTGATCGAACCTTCCTACGGAATCGACAGGATATTCTACACATTACTGGAACATGCTTATGAAACCGAAATGGCCCCTACAGCTGAAGAAGAAAAGGAAGAAGAGCGTATTCTTCTCAAATTTAAGAGCGAAATAGCTCCAATTCAGGTAGCAGTCCTGCCACTGATGAAAAACAGTGATGAACTGGTCAGTAAAGGCAGGCAGATCGTAAGTAACCTCAAGGACATGGGATTGATGGTGGCTTATGATGATTCGGGAACCATCGGAAGAAGATACCGCAGGAATGACGAAATAGGTACTCCATATTCGGTAACTATTGACTACGACACCCTTGAAGATAATACCGTTACAATTCGTCAGAGAGATACCATGAACCAGGTTCGCACCCCTGTGAGCAATCTTGAAGAAAACCTGAAGAAATTAATCAATGGACAGATGGCGTTTGAGGAGGCCGGAAGGCCCCTCTAATACTTTCAATCCGCAGTGCTAAGCTATTAATAAAAATTATTTGTTATTTCCCTTTAAAGATAAGTAAAGGGTAATATGGTAAAATACATACAACATCCCCTGATTAAACCCGATTCTGTCGAACAACGTCTCTACCAGCTTGACCTGGCAGGCAAAGCACTATCTTCCTCTACACTGGTAGTCCTTCCCACAGGACTGGGCAAAACAATAGTAGCTCTGCTTGTCATGGCGTCAAGACTGGAGGCTACGGGAAAAAAGGTGGTGATGTTATCACCCACAAAACCACTGGTCGAACAACACGCAGCTTTTTTTAGCCAGATGTTAAACCTGGAACCTGAAGAAGTGATGACATTTACGGGAAATCTTCCTCCTGCAAAGAGAGAAAATATGTGGGAAAGAGGTAGGGTAATAGTATCCACGCCCCAGGTTATCGAGAACGACCTGCTCACAAAAAGGATCAGTCTTCGGGACGTGGCCCACATAACATTCGATGAAGCACACCGTGCTGTTGGAAACTATTCATATACCTACATTGCAGAGGAATACTTCAACCAGGCAAAAGAACCCCTGTGTCTGGCAATTACCGCAAGCCCGGGAAGCTCAGATGAAAAGATAGCAGAGGTCTGCGAAAGTCTGCATATCGAAAAAGTGGCAGTCAAAACAGAAGATGATTCTGATGTTGCCCCTTATATCCACCATAAGCAAGTTGAATGGGTTCACTTAAAATTGCCCGATGAAATGCAAAGTCTCAAGAATTTGCTCGATAAAGTCCTGGAAGACAGGATACAAAAAATGGATGAAGTTGGATACAGACTTCCCTACGGTAAAAAAACCTCAAAAAAGGAACTACTGGGACTTCAGAAAAAAATGCAGGGCCAACTCAGAAGTGGAAACCCTGACCCTTCCGTATACAGTTCCATATCCCTCATGGCAGAAATCCTCAAAGCCGGCCATGCAATCGAAGTCATCGAAACCCAGGGAGTAGGAGCTCTTGCCAAATATGTGGACCGCCTGGAGAGGGAAGCCTGTACAAAGGGAGCAAGTAAAGCTTCTAAAAGACTCATGGAAGACCTGTTCATGAGGCAATTATCCCATCGTCTTAAAGAGTGCGGTGCAGAGCATCCCAAATTTGAGACAGTGTGTAACATTGTAAAAGAAGAATTAATCTCCAATCCAGATTCAAGAGTTATCGTTTTTACCAATTTCAGGGATACAGCAGAAATGGTAACAGATGCACTATCGGAGATTGAAGATATAAATCCAGTGAAATTTGTAGGCCAGAGTTCAAAATACAAAGACAAAGGCCTAACCCAGAAACAACAGGTCGAAATTATCGATCATTTCAAACAGGGAAACTTCAATGTACTTGTTGCAACTTCCGTTGCTGAAGAGGGACTGGATATACCTGCAACAGACCTGGTTGTTTTTTATGAACCAATCCCCTCGGAAATACGCAGTATCCAGAGAAAGGGGAGAACCGGGCGCAAACATGCAGGCAGGGTTGTGGTTCTGGTAACAAAGGGAACCCGGGATGAAGGCTACTACTGGAGCAGTGCAAACCGGGAAAAGAAGATGCAGGGGAATATCAAACAACTCCAAGAAACACTATCCACAGATGAACAAGAAAATCCTTTCATAAAAGAAAAGCAGCGCAGTCTTGAAGATTTCGACAACAGTGAGGAACCTGCAGATAAAAACGGACCGGAAGTCGTGGCGGATCAAAGAGAGATACGCAGTACTGTAACACGCAATCTACAAAAAGCAGGTGCATCCCTTAGTGTAAAAACCCTCGAAGTGGGAGATTACGTTGTCAGTGAGAATGTCGCTATAGAGAGGAAGGAAACCGGGGATTTCGTGAATTCACTTATTGAGGGCAAGCTCTTCGAGCAGATATCAAACCTGACACGCACTTATGAAAAAACCATCCTGATTATCGAAGGAGAAGGACTATTCAACGCCCGGCGTATCAATCCATCTTCCATTTACGGTGCAATGTTATCAATATCAATGGATTTTGAAACAACTATCCTCCATACCAGAGACACAGAGGAAACAGCAGCCCTCATACTCCAGATCGCTAAAAAGCAGCAAGGAAAGGATAAAAAACCTATCAATCCCCACGGGAAAAAAGCTGCTCCAATCCTTTCAAAGCAGCAGGAATATATTGTATCCGCAATACCCCAGCTTGGACCACAGGCAGCACGCAACCTGCTAGAACATTTTGGATCAGTGGAAGCCGTAATGCAGGCTTGCGAAGAAGAACTCAGGGAAGTGAAACTCATTGGCCCTAAAACCGCTGCACGTATAAGAGAAGTAGTTTGTAGCGAATATAAAGGATAAGATCAGGATTTGTGTCTTATCCTTTCCAAAATATTCATTCCTCTCTCGATAAGATCAAAAGCATCTTCTACACGCCGGGGATCTGATTCTGATTGAATATTTTTTGCTATTTCAACAAGTTTAGATTCAATCAATTGCTCAAGGGAGCCTGCTTCTTTTTTTTCAGCATGCAATGCATCGGACACCGGTTCCTGAAGGTTGGTGCTGGGTTGCGATGAAGCAACTGTTGGTTTGCTTTCAACAGGTTCTGTTTCAAACTCCTCTTTTTTCCCTGTGGATACTTCTGTTTCAACCGAAGGGATAATTTCCTCTACATTTTCATCCTGGGCCTCTTCCCCCTCTTCTGCAACGTTACATAGAGGACATAGAACCTGGCCCTGATAACGGAATAAAGGAGAGCCACAAGTATCACAATGTTGTGCAAGCATTGTGCCACCAAGCTCAAGCAATTTGGAAATTCTTCTTACTTTAGCATCGTCATCATTTCTTCCCATTATTATCACATCACAACTAAAAGAATAATATGTAACCTGAATACAACATTCAGTACAAAGAGGTAATAGTCCACCCAGCAATTTAAATCTGACTGAATCGAACCAACTACTTCCATAAGGTAATATTCAAGCAAACGGGTAAGTTTTTATATGAGATTATTAGTTAGACATACAGAACTAACCCTTATTTTATGTCCCTAATTAATTCAAGGTGATCAAAATGCTGTCTGTTAATACTAAAGATGTTATAGAGCAATGCACACAGGTACTGGAGCACATAGCAAACGATAATTCAGTCCCAAGAAATATCAGGCGCTCCGCAACCGAAGTTGTGGAAAAATTAAACGATGACAGTGAAGCCCTTTTCCTGAGGGCTTCTTCAAGTATATCCATTCTTGAAGACATCAGCAATGACCCAAACATTCCCCTCCATACCCGTACATTAATCTGGAATGTAGCAAGTCAGCTTGAAACAATACCTGTGGATGAATAATTCACCAGGTATCTTTTTTAATATCTGGATCATTTCCAAGAAACATGGATACTATTACCGGCATCCTTATTGGAAATTTTGAAGAAAAGGATGCTGCACGGGAAAAGGGTCTGGCCCTGTCACGTAAACTTGTAAGAGCGTGCCGCACAACTACTATCGCCATTCATCGCAAAGACAGGGATACTGTCGAAAAGAATCTCCTGACTGCTCATAATTATCTCCGGGAAATGAATGAAACCCTGGGAAAATACCCTGAAATCTATTACAAAGGACCTGTGGGCCAGGCACAGCAGGAATATGCGGAATGTATTATCACCTATTCTTTACTATGTGAAAATAAGACACTCGAAGAATTGCCAACTCCTCAACATATGGAAGTCGAAGATTCAGCCTACCTTAATGGCCTGGCAGAGGCAGGTGGCGAATTGAGAAGGCATGTACTTGATCTGATAAGAGAAGACAAGCCTGCAGAGGGGGAAAAATATTTACAGATAATGGATAACATTTATTCACTTTTGATCATGTTTGATTACCCCGATGTAATTACCGCAAATCTCAGGCGGCACACGGATGTACTCAGATCCCTGAATGAAAAAACCAGGGGAGATCTGACACATGCATTACAGCAATATAAATTCCAGAAATTAATGACAAGTTCGCAGGAAATAAAGCAAATTTAAAAGGGAACTCATATGAAATTCAATCCTGATAAAATAAGAGAAGATGCCAGCGAAGATTTTGACAGGGCCTGGAAAGATAGCGCAAAATATGTAAAAAAGCCCCTGTTCAATGAACGCTACCCCATAACATCAATCAACTATGGTAAACCTCATCCTGTTTATGATACTATTGCAAAACTAAGGGAAGCCTATCTTCGCATGGGTTTTGAGGAAATGATGAATCCCATCATTGTTGATGAACAGGAAGTGCACAAACAATTCGGAAATGAAGCGCTGGCCGTACTTGACAGATGTTTCTACCTGGCAGGACTTCCCCGACCAAATGCCGGTATATCCGATGAGCGCATATCTAAAATAAAAGAAATGCTGGGAGACCTTTCCACAGAAGACATTGATATGATACGGAAGGTCCTGCACTCCTATAAGAAAGGGGAGATTGAAGGAGATGATCTTGTCCCTGAAATGGCCGCAAAACTGGACGTGTCAGATTCCCTCATAGTCGAAGTCATAGATCAGGTGTTCCCGGAATTTAAAGAATTAACACCCAAAGCAGGCAAACGCACCCTGCGCAGCCATATGACCTCCGGCTGGTTCATCAGCCTCTCAGAGATTCTAAAGCGCCGTGAACCACCATTCAATTTGTTCTCCATCGACAGGTGTTTCCGCCGGGAACAACAGGAAGATGCGGCCAGGCTTATGACCTATTATTCAGCATCCTGTGTAATCATGGACGAGGATGTGACCGTAGATCACGGAAAAGCTGTTGCCCAGGCCCTGTTGTCACAGTTTGGTTTTGAGAAATTCCAGTTCAGGCCCGATGAAAAACGCAGTAAATATTACAGTCCAGATACCCAGATCGAGGTATTTGCATACCACCCAAAACTTGTAGATTCCAATACCAAATATTCGGATGGATGGGTAGAAATTGCTACTTTTGGAATATATTCCCCGATACCTCTTTCAAAATATGATATTCCCTATCCAGTGATGAATCTGGGCCTTGGAGTTGAAAGGCTTGCCATGATCATCCATGAGGCCACTGATCTGCGGGGCATGAGCTATCCACAGATGGAATTGTACTCTGAATGGGAGATGTCCGACAGCGAACTTGCCAGACATGTCGAAATTGACATGATACCCGAAACATCCCAGGGCAGGGAAATATTCGAAGCCGTTGTTAAGCAGTGTGAGGCCCATGCATCCAAACCCAGCCCCTGCGAGTTCCCTGCATGGGAAGGAGAAATTGAAGGGCACAATGTAAAGGTTTCAGTCATTGAACCAGAAGAAGACACTAAACTCTGTGGCCCGGCTGCTTTTAATGAAATTGTGATTTACAATAATGATATCCTGGGATTGCCAAATAATAAAAAATGGAAAAAAGCATTTTCCAACCATTCAGCAAGGACAGGTGTCAGGTTTATCGAAGCACTGGCAGCAAAGGCAGCAAGCGAGGTCGAAGATGCTGTTGCAAAAGGCGATACTGAAATCCAGACACGTGCACGAATAATAAAGACACCTGCAGAAATCAACATTAAACTCTCCCCCATTGCCCAGCGTTACGTGACCGGAAAAAACAAGAAAATAGACATACGGGGACCTGTGTTTACCACGATAAAAACAGAAATTTCATGAAAAAGTTGCCAGATCCCGCTCTATAGTGGTTCAGAAGTCTTCAGGAAGAAATAGGCAGACAGGTTGTCACAACTGATGGTTTTGAAAGTATCAAACTTATCGGGGGTGCGGACTGTACCTATTTCAAAGATCTGGTGATATGTTGTATTGTCGTACTGGAATACCCCACAATGGAATTCGTAGAAAGGACAATTCATATTGGAAAGATAAGTTTTCCTTATATACCGGGATTTTTTTCATTTCGTGAGGGAGAGGGGACAATAAGAGCCTACCAAGCCATAAATCGGACCTGCTTATGATTAATGCCTGTGGTATCACCCATCCTGCAAACGCCGGGTTTGCATCTCATATTGGAGTGGTCCTGGATAAACCCACAATCGGAATTACA from Methanohalophilus halophilus includes these protein-coding regions:
- a CDS encoding translin family protein: MDTITGILIGNFEEKDAAREKGLALSRKLVRACRTTTIAIHRKDRDTVEKNLLTAHNYLREMNETLGKYPEIYYKGPVGQAQQEYAECIITYSLLCENKTLEELPTPQHMEVEDSAYLNGLAEAGGELRRHVLDLIREDKPAEGEKYLQIMDNIYSLLIMFDYPDVITANLRRHTDVLRSLNEKTRGDLTHALQQYKFQKLMTSSQEIKQI
- the sepS gene encoding O-phosphoserine--tRNA ligase — encoded protein: MKFNPDKIREDASEDFDRAWKDSAKYVKKPLFNERYPITSINYGKPHPVYDTIAKLREAYLRMGFEEMMNPIIVDEQEVHKQFGNEALAVLDRCFYLAGLPRPNAGISDERISKIKEMLGDLSTEDIDMIRKVLHSYKKGEIEGDDLVPEMAAKLDVSDSLIVEVIDQVFPEFKELTPKAGKRTLRSHMTSGWFISLSEILKRREPPFNLFSIDRCFRREQQEDAARLMTYYSASCVIMDEDVTVDHGKAVAQALLSQFGFEKFQFRPDEKRSKYYSPDTQIEVFAYHPKLVDSNTKYSDGWVEIATFGIYSPIPLSKYDIPYPVMNLGLGVERLAMIIHEATDLRGMSYPQMELYSEWEMSDSELARHVEIDMIPETSQGREIFEAVVKQCEAHASKPSPCEFPAWEGEIEGHNVKVSVIEPEEDTKLCGPAAFNEIVIYNNDILGLPNNKKWKKAFSNHSARTGVRFIEALAAKAASEVEDAVAKGDTEIQTRARIIKTPAEINIKLSPIAQRYVTGKNKKIDIRGPVFTTIKTEIS
- a CDS encoding DEAD/DEAH box helicase, whose amino-acid sequence is MVKYIQHPLIKPDSVEQRLYQLDLAGKALSSSTLVVLPTGLGKTIVALLVMASRLEATGKKVVMLSPTKPLVEQHAAFFSQMLNLEPEEVMTFTGNLPPAKRENMWERGRVIVSTPQVIENDLLTKRISLRDVAHITFDEAHRAVGNYSYTYIAEEYFNQAKEPLCLAITASPGSSDEKIAEVCESLHIEKVAVKTEDDSDVAPYIHHKQVEWVHLKLPDEMQSLKNLLDKVLEDRIQKMDEVGYRLPYGKKTSKKELLGLQKKMQGQLRSGNPDPSVYSSISLMAEILKAGHAIEVIETQGVGALAKYVDRLEREACTKGASKASKRLMEDLFMRQLSHRLKECGAEHPKFETVCNIVKEELISNPDSRVIVFTNFRDTAEMVTDALSEIEDINPVKFVGQSSKYKDKGLTQKQQVEIIDHFKQGNFNVLVATSVAEEGLDIPATDLVVFYEPIPSEIRSIQRKGRTGRKHAGRVVVLVTKGTRDEGYYWSSANREKKMQGNIKQLQETLSTDEQENPFIKEKQRSLEDFDNSEEPADKNGPEVVADQREIRSTVTRNLQKAGASLSVKTLEVGDYVVSENVAIERKETGDFVNSLIEGKLFEQISNLTRTYEKTILIIEGEGLFNARRINPSSIYGAMLSISMDFETTILHTRDTEETAALILQIAKKQQGKDKKPINPHGKKAAPILSKQQEYIVSAIPQLGPQAARNLLEHFGSVEAVMQACEEELREVKLIGPKTAARIREVVCSEYKG
- a CDS encoding UPF0147 family protein → MLSVNTKDVIEQCTQVLEHIANDNSVPRNIRRSATEVVEKLNDDSEALFLRASSSISILEDISNDPNIPLHTRTLIWNVASQLETIPVDE
- a CDS encoding Sjogren's syndrome/scleroderma autoantigen 1 family protein, coding for MGRNDDDAKVRRISKLLELGGTMLAQHCDTCGSPLFRYQGQVLCPLCNVAEEGEEAQDENVEEIIPSVETEVSTGKKEEFETEPVESKPTVASSQPSTNLQEPVSDALHAEKKEAGSLEQLIESKLVEIAKNIQSESDPRRVEDAFDLIERGMNILERIRHKS